The following are encoded together in the Gordonia insulae genome:
- the map gene encoding type I methionyl aminopeptidase has protein sequence MTVRAALRPGTLTPTRPVPDSIERPEYAWKPTANEGSEPWVQTPETIEKMRVAARIAANALAEAGRAVAPGVTTDELDRIAHDYMVDHGAYPSTLGYKGFPKSCCTSLNEVICHGIPDSTVIEDGDIVNIDVTAYIDGVHGDTNATFLAGDVATEVADLVERTRIATERAIKAVKPGRELNVVGRVIEAYANRFGYNVVRDFTGHGIGETFHNGLVILHYDRPDVDTVIEPGMVFTIEPMINLGGLAYEIWDDGWTVATVDKKWTAQFEHTLVVTDDGAEILTLPDL, from the coding sequence ATGACTGTTCGCGCTGCACTGCGGCCCGGCACGCTGACGCCGACCCGGCCGGTACCGGACTCGATCGAGCGACCGGAGTACGCCTGGAAACCGACGGCCAACGAGGGCAGCGAGCCGTGGGTGCAGACGCCGGAGACCATCGAGAAGATGCGCGTCGCCGCGAGGATTGCGGCCAACGCGCTCGCCGAGGCCGGTCGGGCGGTGGCGCCCGGGGTGACCACCGACGAACTCGACCGCATCGCCCACGACTACATGGTCGATCATGGTGCCTACCCGTCGACGCTGGGCTACAAGGGTTTTCCCAAGTCCTGCTGCACCTCGTTGAACGAGGTGATCTGTCACGGCATCCCGGATTCGACGGTGATCGAGGACGGCGACATCGTCAACATCGACGTGACCGCCTACATCGACGGGGTCCACGGTGACACCAATGCGACGTTTCTGGCCGGGGATGTCGCGACCGAGGTGGCCGATCTGGTGGAGCGGACTCGGATCGCGACCGAGCGGGCGATCAAGGCGGTCAAACCGGGGCGTGAGCTGAATGTCGTGGGGCGGGTGATCGAGGCCTACGCGAATCGCTTCGGCTACAACGTGGTGCGGGATTTCACCGGCCACGGCATCGGTGAGACTTTTCACAACGGCCTCGTCATCCTGCATTACGACCGGCCGGACGTGGACACCGTCATCGAACCGGGCATGGTCTTCACCATCGAACCGATGATCAATCTCGGTGGGCTCGCCTACGAGATCTGGGACGACGGTTGGACCGTGGCGACCGTCGACAAGAAATGGACGGCGCAGTTCGAACACACCCTGGTGGTGACCGACGACGGCGCGGAGATCCTGACCCTGCCGGACCTGTGA